GTGACAGGGTCCGCAGCGCGGTACGAAGCTCGGCGGCGCGCTGGGACTGGGACTCGATCCGGCGGTCGATCGTGTCGCGGCCGCGGGTGACCAGCATCCACAGCTGCTGTGCACGGGAATCGAGCATGCTCTCCGGCGAACGCAGCGCCGGGCGGGAGCGCAGCTGCTCCAGCTGCGCGATGTCATGTCCGACGCGCTGGGTCAGGCGGCTCGTGAGCCGGGACCGCAGCTGCGCGACCACGGCGCGCTGCTCGGCGACATCCGGCACGATCCGCTTCGCGGCGTCTGTCGGAGTGGAGGCGCGCAGGTCGGCGACATCGTCCAGGAGGGGGTGGTCGTTCTCGTGGCCGATGGCGCTGACGATCGGGGTGGATGCTGCGGCGACGGCGCGCAGCAGCCGCTCGTCGCTGAAGCCGAGCAGATGCTGCGGGTCACCGCCGCCCCGGGCGATGACGATGACGTCGACGGCAGGATCGGCATCCAGCGCCTTGAGCGCACCGATCGTCTCCGGCACGCACCGGTCGCCCTGGACCGATGCGTACGCGGTGCGGAATCGCACCTGCGGCCAGCGGAGCTCGGCGTTGCGGCGCACATCCTTCTCGGCGTCGGACTTCTCTCCGGTGATCAACCCGATGACCTGCGGAAGGAACGGGATGGCCCGCTTGCGCCGCGGATCGAAGAGTCCTTCGGCGCGCAGCTTCGCGCGCAGGCGTTCCAGTTTCTCGAGCTGATCGCCCAGCCCCACGTGGCGCATGCTCGAAACCGCGAAGCTGAAGTCGCCGCTCTTGGGGAAGTAGTCCGCCTTGACCGAGGCGATGACGTGATCGCCGACCCGCAGGTCGTCCGGGAGTCGCTGCAGCGTGCTCGACCAGATCCGGAACGAGATGGTGGCGTCGGTGCTGAGGTCCTTCAGCCGACCGAACACGTTGCCGCTGCGCACGTTCCACGAGGTGATCTCGCCTTCGACCCAGACCGATCCCCACGTCTCGATGAACCCGCGGATCGTGTCGTTCAGGCGCGCCACCGAAGTCGGCGCCTGCGCTGTCGAGTCGCGCGGTCGCACCGAATCGGGCGGGGGTGGCTGCCCGGGTACGGACTCGGCCTGGAAGGTCGTCATCCGGTCCTCTCGTCTGCTCGGTCGCGGCGCGCGCACTGGGCCCGTGTCCAGGCGGCTCCCCGTAGACTCGGGATGTGAGCACCTCGGCTGTCCGCATGCCCGTTCCCCGCGTTCCGCGGCGGCGCGAGCGACTTCAGGATATCCCGGTGCAGGGACACAAGAAGGTGCTCCTCGCGGCTCCGCGCGGCTACTGCGCGGGTGTCGACCGCGCCGTGATCGCCGTCGAGAAGGCGCTGGAGCGCTTCGGTGCTCCGGTCTACGTACGCAAGCAGATCGTGCACAACATCCACGTCGTGACCGAACTGGAAGCGGCCGGCGCGATCTTCGTCGACGAGGTCGACGAGGTTCCCGAAGGCGCCCATGTCGTCTTCAGCGCGCACGGCGTCTCGCCGGCTGTCGTGAACGCGGCATCCGATCGAGGCCTCCAAGCGATCGACGCGACCTGCCCACTGGTCACCAAGGTGCACCGCGAGGCGGTGCGCTTCGCGCGTGCCGACTACGAGATCCTCCTGATCGGGCACGAGGGCCACGAAGAGGTCGAGGGCACGGCAGGGGAGGCACCCGATCACGTCACGGTCGTGAATTCCCCCGACCACGCCGACACCGTCGAGGTGAACGACCCGTCGAAGGTCGTCTGGCTCTCCCAGACCACCCTGTCCGTCGACGAGACGATGGAGACCGTCCGTCGTCTGCGCACACGCTTCCCGCAGCTGCAGGACCCGCCGTCGGATGACATCTGCTACGCCACGCAGAACCGGCAGGTCGCGATCAAGAAGGTCGCGAAGGATGCCGACCTGGTGATCGTGGTCGGCTCGGCCAACTCGTCCAACAGCGTCCGGCTCGTCGAAGTCGCCCTGGAGTACGGGGCCAAGGCCGCCTACCGCGTCGACTACGCCGACGAGATCGAGCAGTCCTGGCTCGACGGTGCCGAGACCATCGGCGTGACCAGCGGTGCATCCGTGCCCGAGGTGCTCGTGCAGGAGGTCCTCGCGGACCTGTCCGGAGCCGGTTACCGCGACATCGAAGAGGTCAAGACGGCGGAAGAGGATCTGCTGTTCTCGCTGCCGAAGGAATTGCGGCAGGATGCCTCGGGTCAGCGCGACGCGCGAGCGCTCGGCGGACGGGCATCGGCGTGAGTGATCCCGCGACGTCGTCCGGCACTGCGGATTCGCGTCCGCGCCCGGCCTACGGCGAGTACGCCACACCCGAGGAGCAGCGCGCGCGCATCCAGCGGCCCGATCTGACCTGGATGCTCGAAAACGGTCAGGATCCCGATGCGCCGGTCGCAGGTGCGTACGGCGCACATGACACGCACGTGGTGGCTCCCGCCGCGCAGGCCGCCACTGCGGCGCCCGTCACTCGGCCGACCACCCGGTCTCCCGGCCGCCGCTTCGCCGACCGCGTGGCGACGATCGCGCTCCTGGTCTACGGGCTGGTCAACGTCGTCTCCAGCGTTCCCGCGATGATCGACTACGACTCGTACGTGGCCAACGTGCTTTCGCTCCTGGGCGTCGACGGTCAGCTCGCCGATCCTTCCGCCGGTCGCGCGTGGGGCATCGCCGCGGCGCTCGTCCTCGTCGTCGGATGGATCCTGACAGCGCTGCTGTCGTGGCGCCAGCTCTCGCGCGGCAGACTCGCCTGGTGGATCCCGCTGACCGCCGGCATCGTCTTCACCTTCATCGCCGGAGCCCTCCTGATGGTGCCGATCACCGCTGATCCGGCGCTGTGGCAGTCCTTTCTGAACGCCACGACTCCCTGATCTCAGTCCACGACGGCGCCGTCACGGAACAACGCGGTCAGCTTGTCGAGGGACTGCTCGACGATAGGCCCGCGGATGCCGGGCGTCCATAGTGTGTGTGAGGACGCGGCGGTGCCACGCACGTGCCGCGGATGAACCGTTCGGGCATCGGTCTCGTGTCCACTGCAAGGAGGTGTGGAATGTCCGCGGACGATGGTGCGCGCCTGGGGGCGCTCTACTCCGCCCACGCCGGACCGGTATGGCGGTACGTCGTCCGGCTGACCGGCGACCGCGCGGGTGCCGACGACGTGGTGCAGGAGACGCTCCTCCGGGCGTGGCGGAGCCCCCGCATCCTGCAGCAGGATCCGGACACGCTGCGATCGTGGATGATGACGGTCGCGCGCAACCTGGTGATCGACGATGCCCGCAGCGCCCGTCGGCGCCACGAGAACGTCGTCGCGGACGTGCCGGAGCAGCGCCGGGATGACGACACGGATGCGCTGTTCGAGGCGATCCTGATCGAGGAGGCGCTCGCCGTGCTGAGCGCCGAGCACCGCGCCGTCATCCTCCG
This portion of the Microbacterium pygmaeum genome encodes:
- the xseA gene encoding exodeoxyribonuclease VII large subunit: MTTFQAESVPGQPPPPDSVRPRDSTAQAPTSVARLNDTIRGFIETWGSVWVEGEITSWNVRSGNVFGRLKDLSTDATISFRIWSSTLQRLPDDLRVGDHVIASVKADYFPKSGDFSFAVSSMRHVGLGDQLEKLERLRAKLRAEGLFDPRRKRAIPFLPQVIGLITGEKSDAEKDVRRNAELRWPQVRFRTAYASVQGDRCVPETIGALKALDADPAVDVIVIARGGGDPQHLLGFSDERLLRAVAAASTPIVSAIGHENDHPLLDDVADLRASTPTDAAKRIVPDVAEQRAVVAQLRSRLTSRLTQRVGHDIAQLEQLRSRPALRSPESMLDSRAQQLWMLVTRGRDTIDRRIESQSQRAAELRTALRTLSPASTLARGYAIAHLAEGVIVRDAAQAPAGAPVIVTVGRGSFAARSDGQVSEDSGEAAAEPRTSSERI
- a CDS encoding 4-hydroxy-3-methylbut-2-enyl diphosphate reductase, with the protein product MPVPRVPRRRERLQDIPVQGHKKVLLAAPRGYCAGVDRAVIAVEKALERFGAPVYVRKQIVHNIHVVTELEAAGAIFVDEVDEVPEGAHVVFSAHGVSPAVVNAASDRGLQAIDATCPLVTKVHREAVRFARADYEILLIGHEGHEEVEGTAGEAPDHVTVVNSPDHADTVEVNDPSKVVWLSQTTLSVDETMETVRRLRTRFPQLQDPPSDDICYATQNRQVAIKKVAKDADLVIVVGSANSSNSVRLVEVALEYGAKAAYRVDYADEIEQSWLDGAETIGVTSGASVPEVLVQEVLADLSGAGYRDIEEVKTAEEDLLFSLPKELRQDASGQRDARALGGRASA
- a CDS encoding DUF6264 family protein; the encoded protein is MSDPATSSGTADSRPRPAYGEYATPEEQRARIQRPDLTWMLENGQDPDAPVAGAYGAHDTHVVAPAAQAATAAPVTRPTTRSPGRRFADRVATIALLVYGLVNVVSSVPAMIDYDSYVANVLSLLGVDGQLADPSAGRAWGIAAALVLVVGWILTALLSWRQLSRGRLAWWIPLTAGIVFTFIAGALLMVPITADPALWQSFLNATTP
- a CDS encoding sigma-70 family RNA polymerase sigma factor; translation: MSADDGARLGALYSAHAGPVWRYVVRLTGDRAGADDVVQETLLRAWRSPRILQQDPDTLRSWMMTVARNLVIDDARSARRRHENVVADVPEQRRDDDTDALFEAILIEEALAVLSAEHRAVILRCYYGGRSVAQAAGELGIPEGTVKSRLHYGLRAMRLALQERGVTR